A genomic segment from Glycine soja cultivar W05 chromosome 18, ASM419377v2, whole genome shotgun sequence encodes:
- the LOC114396522 gene encoding laccase-17-like, giving the protein MGCAYLNMPGFMRAMFVVLCALMILPELTHAKHARVTRHYKFNIKMQNFTRLCQTKNIVTVNGRFPGPRIIAREGDRIMVKVVNHVQYNVTLHWHGIRQLKSAWADGPAYITQCPIQTGQSFVYNFTVIGQRGTLWWHAHISWLRTTLYGPIVILPKRHVPYPFPQPFREVPIILGEWWKADTEAVINQAMQTGLAPNVSDAHTINGLPGPVSNCAAKETFKLKVKPGKTYLLRLINAALNDEMFFSIANHTLTMVEADAVYVKPFSTKVVLITPGQTVNVLLKAKSKAPNATFAISTRPYATGPAAFDNTTATGFLEYKKPSLASSKSNTKKLPLLRAVFPKFNDTVFAMNFHNKVRSLASARFPAKVPKTVDRRFFFTVGLGISQCSKNQQCQGPNNTRVAAAVNNVTFVTPNIALLQAHFFNKSKGVYTTDFPANPPFKFNYTGTPPSNIFVSSGTKAVVLPYNTSVELVLQDTSIIGAESHPLHLHGFNFFIVGQGNGNFDPKKDPKKFNLVDPAERNTAGVPSGGWVAVRFLADNPGVWFMHCHLEVHTSWGLKMAWIVQDGKRRNQKLPPPPSDLPKC; this is encoded by the exons ATGGGTTGTGCTTATCTCAACATGCCAGGCTTCATGAGGGCAATGTTTGTTGTGTTATGTGCGCTGATGATATTGCCGGAGCTAACACATGCAAAGCATGCAAGAGTCACTAGGCACTACAAGTTTAAT atcAAAATGCAAAACTTCACAAGGCTTTGCCAAACAAAGAACATTGTAACTGTCAATGGACGATTTCCTGGTCCTAGAATCATAGCAAGAGAAGGTGACAGAATTATGGTTAAAGTGGTTAACCACGTTCAATACAATGTTACCCTTCATTG GCATGGAATTCGCCAACTGAAAAGTGCATGGGCAGATGGACCTGCCTATATCACACAGTGTCCAATTCAGACAGGCCAAAGTTTTGTGTACAACTTCACAGTCATTGGTCAAAGAGGAACACTATGGTGGCATGCACATATCTCATGGCTTAGAACAACTCTCTATGGTCCCATTGTCATTCTTCCCAAAAGACATGTCCCTTACCCATTCCCTCAACCCTTCAGAGAAGTCCCCATCATATTGG GGGAGTGGTGGAAAGCAGACACAGAAGCTGTTATAAATCAAGCAATGCAGACAGGATTGGCACCAAATGTCTCAGATGCTCACACTATCAATGGTCTTCCCGGTCCTGTCTCCAACTGCGCAGCCAAAG AAACATTCAAGCTCAAGGTGAAGCCTGGAAAAACATATCTGCTTCGTCTGATCAACGCTGCACTTAATGATGAAATGTTCTTCAGCATAGCCAACCACACCCTCACCATGGTGGAAGCTGATGCGGTGTATGTAAAGCCCTTCAGCACAAAGGTTGTTCTGATCACACCTGGTCAAACCGTCAACGTCCTTCTCAAGGCCAAATCCAAGGCACCAAATGCCACATTTGCCATATCCACAAGGCCCTATGCTACAGGTCCAGCTGCTTTTGACAACACCACAGCCACAGGGTTCCTTGAGTACAAGAAACCTTCACTTGCAAGCAGCAAGTCAAACACCAAGAAGCTTCCACTTCTTAGAGCAGTGTTCCCTAAATTCAATGACACTGTCTTTGCAATGAACTTCCACAACAAGGTTCGTAGCTTGGCCAGTGCAAGATTCCCAGCAAAAGTTCCAAAAACCGTGGACAGGCGCTTCTTCTTCACTGTTGGCTTAGGAATAAGCCAGTGCTCAAAAAACCAACAATGCCAAGGGCCTAACAACACAAGGGTAGCTGCAGCAGTTAACAATGTGACATTTGTGACACCAAACATTGCCTTACTCCAAGCACATTTTTTCAACAAGTCCAAGGGAGTGTACACCACTGATTTCCCTGCTAACCCTCCTTTCAAGTTCAACTACACTGGCACTCCACCAAGCAATATCTTTGTGAGTAGTGGCACTAAGGCAGTGGTGCTGCCATACAACACCAGTGTGGAGTTGGTACTTCAGGACACAAGCATTATTGGAGCTGAGAGTCACCCTCTTCACCTTCATGGCTTCAACTTCTTCATTGTTGGCCAAGGAAATGGAAACTTTGACCCCAAAAAGGACCCCAAAAAGTTCAACCTGGTTGACCCTGCTGAGAGGAACACTGCTGGTGTGCCATCTGGTGGGTGGGTTGCTGTGCGCTTTCTTGCTGACAATCCAG GTGTTTGGTTCATGCATTGCCACCTTGAAGTGCACACTAGTTGGGGATTGAAAATGGCATGGATAGTCCAAGATGGTAAACGGCGCAATCAGAAGCTGCCACCTCCACCCTCTGATCTTCCCAAATGTTGA